Within bacterium, the genomic segment GCCTCGACGCCGCCGCCCTCAACCACCGCGACCTGTTCATCACCAAAGGCCAATACGCCGGCCTCCGCTTTCCGATCATTCTCGGGGCGGATGGCACGGGAAAGATGGCGCAGCTCGGCTCGGGCGTGACGGGCTTCAAGACGGGCGACGCGGTCGTCATCAACCCCACGCTCGAGTGGGGAGACGATCCTCGCGCGCAGGGACCTCGGTTCCGGATTCTCGGCCTCCCCGACAACGGGACCTTCGCCGAACTGGTGAAGGTGCCCGCGGCCAACGTCCTCCCGCGCCCCGCGCATCTCTCGGTCGAGGAGGCGGCGGCGATCCCGCTGGCCGGGATGACTGCGTACCGCGCCCTGGTGACGCGCGGACGGGTCCAGCGGGGCGAGACTGTACTCGTGCTGGGGATTGGCGGCGGGGTCGCCACGTGTGCGCTGCTCATCGCGAAGCAGGTGGGGGCGCGGGTGCTGGTCACCTCGAGCAGCGACGCGAAGCTCGAACGGGCGCGGGCGCTGGGCGCGGACGGCGGGTTCAATTACCAGACCGCGGACTGGGTCAAGGCCGCGCGAGAGGCGACCGGCGGGCAGGGGCCCGACCTCATCATCGATGGGACGGGCGGCGTCACGTTCGACAAGGCGCTCGATGCGGCCCGCCCCGGCGGCCGGGTCGTCAGCTACGGCGCGACGACGGGGGCGACACCCGAGCTGACCGTGCGCCGGGTCTTTTGGAAGCAGCTCAACATCTTGGGGTCGACGATGGGGAGTCCTGAAGACTTCCGGGGCATGCTCGCTGTATTCGGTTCTGGATCGGTACGCCCGGTCGTCGACCGAGTGTTCCCGCTGGAGGATGCCGCCAAGGCGCTCGAGCATATGGACCGGGCGGCCCAGTTTGGGAAGATCGTGCTCCGCATCGCGTAACCTTTCAGGCCCGCTCGGTCAACGTGGCTGGCGGATGGGCGCACAGGCCCGCGAGCCAGGCCCGTGTTGCGTGGGGCGAGCGGAGGCGCACCACCGTGAGATGCGCGTGCTCGGGGCGGCCGAATAGTATCGGATACTCTTCACGGTACTTCCGATACGTTTTTAGGGCCCAGAGGATGATAGAATCGCGGCGAAACAGGGCCGTCGTCAGCCGCTCGCGGTTCCCGCTCCACAACTCTTCCCGTGTCACGGCCCGTTTGAGGGTCCGGCAGGCCAACTGCCATAAGATCACCGGCAGCGAGTAATCGAGCCACACCACGGTGTCGGCGCGGCTCCAGAAAAGTTCTCGGACTTTGC encodes:
- a CDS encoding zinc-binding dehydrogenase — translated: MKASVLHEAGGPTALRFETVADPTPGPGEVVVRLDAAALNHRDLFITKGQYAGLRFPIILGADGTGKMAQLGSGVTGFKTGDAVVINPTLEWGDDPRAQGPRFRILGLPDNGTFAELVKVPAANVLPRPAHLSVEEAAAIPLAGMTAYRALVTRGRVQRGETVLVLGIGGGVATCALLIAKQVGARVLVTSSSDAKLERARALGADGGFNYQTADWVKAAREATGGQGPDLIIDGTGGVTFDKALDAARPGGRVVSYGATTGATPELTVRRVFWKQLNILGSTMGSPEDFRGMLAVFGSGSVRPVVDRVFPLEDAAKALEHMDRAAQFGKIVLRIA
- a CDS encoding AAA family ATPase, which gives rise to MRRIVVVGTTGSGKTTLARAIAGRLGVPHVELDALHWEANWTEAPTDVLRDRLTWAVGGAAWVVDGNYSKVRELFWSRADTVVWLDYSLPVILWQLACRTLKRAVTREELWSGNRERLTTALFRRDSIILWALKTYRKYREEYPILFGRPEHAHLTVVRLRSPHATRAWLAGLCAHPPATLTERA